Proteins encoded within one genomic window of Nitrospira sp. CR1.1:
- the urtD gene encoding urea ABC transporter ATP-binding protein UrtD, with amino-acid sequence MTEHGSIIYLEGVTVDYDGFKALNNLNFIVNHRELRVVIGPNGAGKTTLLDVISGKTKPVAGRVIFGKDRDLMGMREYEITQLGIGRKFQAPSIYGNLSVWENLDLSLSRPSKGVLATLRGISTAAEREEIDRTLETIGLKDQVRKRAGSLSHGQKQWLEIGMVILQDPELLLVDEPVAGMTDEETEQTGRLLQSLAEKHAIIVIEHDMEFVRQIARIVTVLHEGTVICEGTVEKVQADDRVREIYLGRQKVAHA; translated from the coding sequence ATGACGGAACACGGCTCCATCATTTATCTGGAGGGCGTGACCGTCGATTATGACGGGTTCAAGGCGTTGAACAATCTGAACTTCATCGTCAACCACCGAGAATTGCGCGTCGTCATCGGGCCGAACGGCGCGGGGAAGACAACCCTCCTCGACGTGATTTCAGGCAAGACGAAACCGGTGGCAGGGCGGGTGATTTTCGGCAAAGACCGGGACCTGATGGGAATGCGCGAGTATGAGATTACGCAGCTCGGAATCGGGCGGAAATTTCAAGCCCCATCGATCTACGGCAACCTGAGCGTCTGGGAGAATCTCGATCTGTCGTTGAGCCGTCCCAGTAAGGGTGTCCTGGCCACGCTGAGGGGCATCTCAACGGCGGCCGAGCGGGAAGAGATCGACCGCACATTGGAGACCATTGGATTGAAGGACCAGGTGCGCAAACGTGCGGGCTCCTTGTCGCATGGACAGAAACAATGGCTCGAAATCGGCATGGTCATTTTGCAGGATCCGGAGTTATTGCTGGTTGATGAACCGGTGGCCGGAATGACCGACGAAGAAACGGAACAAACCGGGCGCTTGCTCCAATCGCTGGCCGAAAAACATGCCATCATCGTGATTGAGCATGATATGGAGTTTGTGCGGCAGATCGCCCGTATTGTCACGGTGCTGCACGAAGGCACCGTGATTTGCGAGGGGACGGTAGAAAAGGTGCAGGCGGATGACCGGGTGAGAGAGATCTATCTTGGGCGCCAGAAAGTGGCACATGCGTAA
- the urtC gene encoding urea ABC transporter permease subunit UrtC, translating to MFWIVGFVLLFVLPVLNVLPAEDSWLHVSDFALNRFGKFLAFAILALGLDLIWGYAGILSLGQGVFFGIGAYCMGMHLMLTIGSQSVYGSALPDFMVWNQVTELPFFWKPFYSFSAAVLAGLLAPACFALIFGFLAFRSRIRGVYFAIITQALALMAWLVFNRNETNLGGTNGLTDFKTILGFRLSAPGTQLALYVVTVLCLGGAYAMCRWIIASRAGRVLIAIRDSEQRVLFSGYSPATYKLFVFVVSAVLAGLAGILYVPQVGIITPAQMGVLPSLEMVVWVAVGGRATLVGAIVGAVGVNLGRSILTNSFPELWPFFLGGLFVMVVLLFPDGVMGIAKQVRGKLAERAVRLPKTRAVEGEQV from the coding sequence ATGTTCTGGATAGTCGGATTCGTGCTGTTGTTTGTCCTACCGGTACTCAATGTCTTGCCGGCGGAAGATTCTTGGTTGCATGTGTCAGACTTTGCGCTTAACCGGTTTGGCAAATTCCTGGCCTTTGCCATCCTGGCGCTGGGGCTCGATTTGATCTGGGGCTATGCGGGCATCCTGAGCCTTGGCCAGGGAGTGTTTTTCGGGATCGGCGCCTACTGTATGGGCATGCACCTCATGCTCACGATCGGAAGCCAAAGCGTCTATGGCAGCGCGTTGCCGGATTTCATGGTGTGGAATCAGGTGACGGAATTACCCTTTTTCTGGAAGCCATTCTACAGTTTCTCTGCCGCCGTGCTGGCCGGTCTCCTGGCGCCGGCCTGCTTCGCGCTCATCTTCGGGTTTCTCGCCTTTCGCAGCCGGATCCGGGGCGTCTATTTTGCCATCATCACGCAGGCTTTGGCGCTGATGGCCTGGTTGGTCTTCAATCGCAACGAAACGAATCTCGGCGGCACAAACGGCCTGACCGACTTCAAAACGATTCTCGGTTTCCGCCTGTCGGCGCCCGGGACGCAGCTCGCGCTGTATGTCGTCACGGTGCTCTGTCTGGGCGGGGCCTATGCGATGTGCCGCTGGATCATCGCGTCTCGCGCCGGCCGAGTCTTAATTGCGATTCGTGATAGTGAGCAGCGGGTGTTGTTTTCTGGCTATTCGCCAGCCACGTATAAACTCTTCGTCTTCGTGGTGTCGGCAGTATTGGCGGGACTCGCGGGAATTCTCTATGTGCCGCAAGTCGGCATCATCACCCCGGCGCAGATGGGTGTCTTGCCATCGTTGGAGATGGTGGTCTGGGTCGCAGTGGGAGGGCGCGCCACGCTCGTGGGGGCCATTGTCGGCGCCGTGGGGGTCAATCTGGGTCGCAGCATTCTGACCAATTCCTTCCCGGAACTGTGGCCGTTTTTTCTCGGCGGACTGTTTGTGATGGTGGTCCTGCTGTTTCCCGACGGCGTGATGGGGATTGCGAAGCAGGTTCGAGGAAAACTTGCGGAAAGGGCCGTCAGATTGCCGAAGACTCGGGCGGTTGAGGGGGAGCAGGTATGA
- the urtB gene encoding urea ABC transporter permease subunit UrtB yields MKAVIGIGLIAWCLGWCTLNSVAAEAQLNASPPSKLEQAFADLSSEAESAREQAVALFIEQGDASLLPRLEELRANADRSLRMAIKPVIDTWRNRANLASPDSDTRRTAATDLGMNGRPAAIPWLQAAAANESHRWVRYAMEESALLLQLAADNPARQQQAAAQLGEMRSQNAVPALQALVQTGSGESATGEQKALAQTATAAIERIESWNVWSSTIETLFRGISLSSILLIMSLGLAIVFGLMGVINMAHGELMMIGAYATFVVQECFKLYFPESWFDSYYLAALPAAFLAAALFGLLLEAAVIRFLYGRPLETMLATWGVSLILIQGARMYFGDLTAITAPSWLNGGAQVLVGVFLPFNRLFIIGLSILSVIGIYALLFRSSIGLRVRAVTQNRSMSACLGIPTRKVDAYTFAFGSGLAGIAGWALTLVGNVEPGLGQNYIVDSFMVVVTGGVGKLAGTIIASLGIGGLNKVMEPSLGAVYGKVLILVLVILFLQRRPSGLFAVKGRHAEG; encoded by the coding sequence ATGAAGGCAGTCATCGGAATCGGGTTGATCGCATGGTGCCTGGGCTGGTGTACGCTGAATAGTGTTGCGGCGGAGGCGCAGCTGAATGCGTCTCCGCCGTCCAAACTGGAGCAGGCGTTCGCGGACTTATCGAGTGAGGCTGAGAGCGCGCGAGAGCAGGCGGTTGCTCTTTTCATCGAGCAGGGCGATGCGTCGCTGCTGCCGCGACTGGAGGAATTGCGGGCCAACGCGGACCGCAGCCTACGCATGGCGATCAAGCCGGTGATCGACACCTGGCGGAATCGCGCGAACCTGGCCAGTCCGGATTCTGACACGCGCCGCACGGCCGCTACAGATCTCGGCATGAATGGGCGCCCTGCGGCCATTCCCTGGCTGCAGGCGGCGGCAGCCAACGAATCGCATCGCTGGGTTCGCTATGCGATGGAGGAGTCTGCGCTGCTCTTGCAATTGGCCGCCGACAATCCGGCACGTCAGCAGCAGGCCGCGGCACAGCTGGGCGAGATGCGGAGCCAGAACGCCGTGCCGGCATTGCAAGCCCTCGTGCAGACGGGGAGTGGCGAGTCGGCGACCGGAGAGCAGAAGGCTCTGGCACAGACGGCCACGGCCGCGATCGAACGGATCGAATCCTGGAACGTCTGGTCCAGCACCATCGAAACGCTGTTTCGCGGCATCAGTCTGAGTTCGATTCTCCTGATCATGTCCCTCGGGCTCGCGATTGTGTTCGGGTTGATGGGCGTCATCAATATGGCACATGGCGAGCTGATGATGATCGGCGCCTATGCGACCTTCGTCGTGCAGGAATGTTTTAAGCTGTATTTCCCTGAGAGCTGGTTCGACTCCTATTACCTGGCGGCGCTTCCCGCTGCCTTTCTTGCCGCGGCCCTGTTCGGGTTGCTCCTGGAAGCTGCTGTCATTCGCTTTCTCTATGGCCGTCCGCTGGAGACGATGTTGGCCACTTGGGGCGTCAGCCTGATCTTGATTCAGGGCGCGCGCATGTATTTTGGAGATTTGACAGCCATTACCGCGCCGTCATGGCTGAACGGCGGCGCGCAGGTGCTGGTGGGCGTCTTCCTGCCTTTCAACCGGTTGTTCATCATCGGCCTGTCCATCCTCAGTGTCATCGGGATTTACGCCCTGCTGTTTCGTTCGAGCATCGGGCTGCGGGTGCGGGCCGTCACGCAGAATCGCAGCATGAGCGCCTGTTTGGGGATTCCCACGAGAAAAGTAGATGCCTACACCTTCGCCTTCGGGTCCGGTCTGGCCGGGATCGCGGGCTGGGCATTGACCCTGGTGGGAAATGTCGAACCGGGTCTTGGGCAGAACTATATCGTAGACTCCTTCATGGTGGTCGTCACAGGCGGGGTGGGCAAACTTGCGGGGACCATCATCGCGTCGCTGGGAATCGGCGGGCTGAATAAGGTGATGGAGCCGAGTTTGGGGGCCGTCTATGGCAAGGTCTTGATCCTGGTGTTGGTGATTTTGTTCCTGCAACGGCGGCCCTCTGGGTTGTTTGCGGTCAAGGGGCGTCACGCCGAGGGATAA
- the urtA gene encoding urea ABC transporter substrate-binding protein: MNPQKAHGDDTKTATITDTHLPSRRDFLVQSSRTAAGIGIAAILGNLGTWALSLGADTEPIKVGVLHSLSGTMAISEVSLKDVVSMAVQEINAKGGVLGRQLKLVVVDPASNWDLFAEKAKQLLVQEKVAVVFGCWTSVSRKSVLPVFEEHNGLLFYPVQYEGEECSKNVFYTGAAVNQQAVPAVEYLMSKEGGGYKKFYLLGTDYVYPKTTNKILRAMLLAKKVPAANIMEEYTPFHHQDYQTIVGKIKKFAAGGGACVISTINGDSNVPFYKEFANQGLRAEDAPIMAFSVAEDELRGMDKTALVGHLAAWNYYQSVDTPQNKQFVADFKAYCKKNNLPDGDKRVTDDPIEAAYFGVHVWKQAVEKAGTTEVNVVRKAVYGQKFLAPGGEIMMDEANHHTHKPVLIGEIMKDGQIKVVWRSKGLVKPEPWSEYTNPDKGCDWVKHQGTYKKA, translated from the coding sequence ATGAACCCACAGAAAGCACATGGCGACGATACAAAGACTGCAACGATCACCGATACACACCTCCCCTCGCGACGGGACTTCCTAGTGCAAAGCTCGCGCACGGCTGCCGGTATCGGGATCGCGGCAATTTTAGGCAATCTGGGCACCTGGGCCTTGTCTTTGGGGGCGGACACCGAGCCCATCAAGGTCGGCGTATTGCATTCATTAAGTGGCACGATGGCCATCAGTGAAGTGTCGTTAAAGGACGTCGTTTCGATGGCGGTCCAGGAAATCAACGCGAAAGGCGGGGTGTTGGGCCGTCAATTGAAATTGGTGGTCGTGGATCCCGCCTCCAACTGGGACCTGTTTGCAGAGAAGGCCAAACAATTGCTCGTGCAGGAGAAGGTCGCAGTGGTGTTCGGCTGCTGGACGTCGGTCAGCCGGAAGTCCGTCTTACCGGTGTTCGAGGAACATAACGGGTTGCTGTTCTATCCCGTGCAGTACGAAGGCGAGGAATGTTCGAAGAATGTGTTCTACACCGGGGCAGCGGTCAACCAGCAAGCAGTGCCGGCGGTTGAATACCTGATGAGCAAAGAAGGCGGCGGCTACAAGAAGTTCTATCTGCTGGGAACCGACTACGTCTATCCAAAGACGACGAACAAGATTTTGCGCGCCATGTTGCTGGCGAAGAAAGTGCCGGCCGCCAACATCATGGAAGAGTACACGCCCTTCCACCATCAGGACTATCAGACGATTGTCGGCAAGATTAAGAAGTTCGCCGCCGGCGGAGGAGCCTGCGTCATCAGCACGATCAACGGCGACAGCAACGTGCCGTTCTATAAAGAGTTCGCCAATCAGGGGCTACGCGCCGAGGATGCGCCGATCATGGCGTTCAGCGTGGCGGAAGACGAGTTGCGCGGAATGGACAAGACCGCACTGGTCGGCCACCTGGCCGCCTGGAATTACTACCAGAGCGTCGACACGCCGCAGAACAAGCAGTTTGTCGCCGATTTTAAGGCGTACTGCAAAAAGAACAATCTCCCGGACGGCGACAAACGCGTCACAGACGATCCGATAGAGGCCGCCTATTTCGGTGTCCATGTCTGGAAACAGGCTGTCGAGAAGGCGGGCACTACGGAGGTAAACGTGGTGCGTAAGGCGGTCTACGGGCAGAAATTTCTCGCGCCGGGTGGAGAGATCATGATGGATGAGGCCAACCACCATACGCATAAGCCGGTGTTGATCGGCGAGATCATGAAAGACGGCCAGATCAAAGTCGTCTGGCGATCCAAGGGATTGGTCAAACCCGAGCCCTGGAGCGAATACACGAACCCTGACAAAGGGTGTGATTGGGTGAAACACCAAGGGACCTATAAGAAGGCCTGA
- a CDS encoding GAF domain-containing protein, with amino-acid sequence MRPSAFATPVPGISFRTSSRRGRSVMASKRTVPQLEQALREKTREVDVLHRISESISSTLDLESVLRHIVDVVVEATKADACLLYLLSDNRDELILRASKNPHPKLIGRITIGLGEGITGWVARERTRVVIPNSASDDSRFKFFHNLPEDRYQAFVSVPITTKQEVVGVINVQHKRSRRYRPDELALLSTIATQVGGAIENARLYDQMTRKALQLDTLSQVSETVSSNRLMEDVLQLIVTMTAQMMGSKICSIILLDQPTGELRIAATQSLSEQYRRKPNVKIGQSISGRAVQDRRPIIVPDVTKEGSYVYPDMAAKEGLCSLLCVPMLVREKAIGVINTYTSKPHTFTSEDVKLMQAIANQAAISIEHTTLLEKSFEMQEALQVRKLLDRAKGYLMRSKRLSEEEAFKLIQRQSMDLRKSMREIAEAILLAGEIEDRADKNRG; translated from the coding sequence ATGAGACCGTCCGCATTCGCGACACCCGTTCCCGGCATCTCATTCCGGACAAGCAGCCGCCGCGGTAGGAGTGTCATGGCATCGAAGCGAACCGTGCCGCAATTAGAACAGGCGTTGCGTGAAAAAACACGCGAAGTCGATGTCTTGCACCGCATCAGCGAATCGATCAGCAGCACCCTCGATTTGGAGTCAGTCCTTCGGCACATCGTCGATGTGGTGGTTGAGGCGACGAAGGCCGATGCCTGTTTGTTATATCTGCTGTCCGATAACCGGGACGAGCTGATTCTTCGGGCCTCGAAAAATCCTCATCCAAAGCTCATCGGGCGCATCACGATTGGATTGGGAGAGGGGATCACCGGCTGGGTTGCGCGGGAGAGGACTCGCGTGGTGATTCCCAACAGCGCAAGCGATGATTCGCGGTTTAAGTTTTTTCACAACCTCCCGGAAGACCGGTACCAGGCGTTTGTCTCCGTGCCCATCACGACCAAACAGGAGGTTGTCGGCGTCATCAATGTGCAACATAAGCGGTCGCGGCGATACCGCCCTGATGAGCTGGCGCTACTGTCGACCATTGCCACGCAGGTCGGCGGAGCCATCGAAAACGCCCGGCTCTACGACCAGATGACCCGCAAGGCGCTGCAACTCGACACCTTGTCTCAGGTGTCGGAAACGGTCTCGTCGAATCGCTTGATGGAAGATGTGTTGCAGCTGATTGTGACGATGACGGCGCAAATGATGGGGTCGAAAATCTGTTCCATTATCCTTTTGGATCAGCCGACCGGTGAATTACGCATCGCCGCCACGCAAAGTTTGAGCGAGCAGTACCGGCGCAAGCCCAACGTGAAGATCGGCCAAAGTATCAGCGGGCGTGCGGTTCAGGATCGCCGGCCGATCATCGTCCCGGATGTCACCAAAGAAGGCTCCTACGTGTACCCGGACATGGCCGCGAAGGAAGGACTCTGTTCGCTCCTCTGTGTGCCCATGCTGGTGCGGGAAAAAGCGATCGGGGTCATCAATACGTATACGTCCAAGCCCCATACGTTTACGTCGGAGGATGTGAAGCTCATGCAGGCCATTGCCAATCAAGCGGCGATCTCCATCGAGCACACGACGCTGTTGGAGAAGTCGTTTGAGATGCAGGAAGCGTTGCAAGTCCGTAAGTTGCTCGATCGGGCCAAGGGGTACCTCATGCGGTCCAAACGTCTCTCTGAAGAGGAGGCGTTCAAGCTGATTCAGCGACAGAGCATGGATCTCCGCAAGTCCATGCGGGAGATTGCCGAAGCGATTTTGCTGGCGGGTGAAATTGAAGACCGGGCAGATAAGAACCGAGGGTGA